The following are from one region of the Erwinia billingiae Eb661 genome:
- the murC gene encoding UDP-N-acetylmuramate--L-alanine ligase yields MNTQQLAKLRSIVPEMRRVRHIHFVGIGGAGMGGIAEVLANEGYEISGSDLAPNAVTQHLSNLGATIYFNHRPENVSDASVVVVSTAVSQDNPEVVAAREARIPVIRRAEMLAELMRYRHGIAVAGTHGKTTTTAMVSSIYAEGGLDPTFVNGGLVKAAGTHARLGSSRYLIAEADESDASFLHLQPMVAIVTNIEADHMDTYHGDFENLKQTFVNFLHNLPFYGRAVLCIDDAVIRELIPRISRHITTYGFSEDADVRVENYQQNGAQGHFTLVRHDKPLMHVTLNAPGRHNALNAAAAVAVATEEGIEDAEILSALESFQGTGRRFDFLGEYPVQAANGTAGTAMLVDDYGHHPTEVDVTIKAARAGWPDKQLVMVFQPHRYSRTRDLYDDFANVLSQVDVLLMLDVYPAGEAPIPGADSRSLCRTIRGRGKVDPILVSDHDAVLDMLAPKLSGNDLILIQGAGNVGRIARTLSEQKLQLQNKEGEHHG; encoded by the coding sequence ATGAATACACAACAACTGGCAAAACTGCGTTCCATAGTGCCCGAGATGCGTCGCGTCCGGCACATTCACTTTGTTGGCATCGGTGGTGCTGGCATGGGCGGTATTGCCGAAGTGTTGGCCAATGAAGGGTATGAAATCAGTGGTTCCGACCTGGCGCCGAATGCGGTGACTCAGCATCTGAGCAACCTGGGTGCGACCATTTATTTCAACCATCGCCCTGAGAACGTCAGTGACGCCAGCGTGGTGGTGGTGTCTACCGCGGTGTCTCAGGATAACCCTGAAGTCGTTGCCGCGCGTGAAGCGCGTATCCCGGTGATCCGCCGCGCAGAAATGCTGGCTGAACTGATGCGTTACCGCCACGGCATCGCCGTTGCCGGCACGCACGGTAAAACCACCACCACCGCGATGGTTTCAAGCATTTATGCGGAAGGCGGACTGGATCCGACTTTCGTCAACGGTGGCCTGGTCAAAGCCGCCGGCACACACGCCCGTCTGGGAAGCAGCCGTTATCTGATTGCTGAAGCCGACGAGAGCGATGCCTCCTTCCTGCATTTGCAGCCGATGGTGGCGATTGTGACCAATATCGAAGCCGACCATATGGATACTTACCATGGCGACTTTGAGAACCTGAAACAGACGTTCGTGAACTTCCTGCACAATCTGCCGTTTTATGGCCGTGCGGTGTTGTGCATTGACGATGCGGTGATCCGCGAGTTGATCCCGCGTATCAGCCGCCATATCACCACCTACGGCTTCAGCGAGGATGCTGACGTCCGGGTAGAAAATTACCAGCAGAATGGCGCTCAGGGACATTTCACCCTGGTCCGTCATGACAAGCCGTTGATGCACGTGACCCTGAATGCGCCGGGCCGTCATAACGCGCTGAATGCGGCGGCAGCGGTTGCGGTTGCAACTGAAGAAGGCATCGAAGATGCAGAGATCCTCAGTGCGCTGGAGAGCTTCCAGGGCACGGGACGCCGCTTTGACTTCCTGGGTGAATACCCGGTGCAGGCGGCCAACGGCACTGCCGGTACGGCGATGCTGGTTGATGATTACGGCCACCATCCGACCGAAGTGGATGTCACCATTAAAGCCGCCCGTGCGGGCTGGCCGGACAAGCAGCTGGTGATGGTGTTCCAGCCGCACCGCTATTCACGTACGCGTGATTTGTATGACGATTTCGCTAACGTGCTGTCTCAGGTCGATGTGTTGCTGATGCTCGATGTCTATCCGGCCGGTGAAGCACCGATCCCCGGCGCGGACAGCCGTTCACTCTGTCGCACCATTCGTGGCCGTGGCAAAGTGGATCCAATCCTGGTCTCTGACCACGATGCGGTGCTCGATATGCTGGCACCAAAACTGTCCGGCAACGATTTAATCCTGATTCAGGGTGCAGGCAACGTCGGCCGTATTGCCCGCACGCTGTCAGAGCAAAAGTTACAATTGCAGAATAAAGAAGGGGAACATCATGGCTGA
- a CDS encoding D-alanine--D-alanine ligase, translating into MAEKVAVLLGGTSAEREVSLMSGNAVLAGLIEAGVDAHAVDIRDFPVMRLKEEGFDKAFIALHGRGGEDGTLQGVLEFLSIPYTGSGVMASAITMDKLRTKFLWQGCGLPVSPYVALTRKEMDAGLTPETEAKIAALGLPVFVKPSCEGSSVGISRVNSADTLQAALVEAFRHDDDVLVEAFLSGPEYTVAVIGDEILPSIRIKVVSEFYDYEAKYFSDDTEYFCPSGLSAEQEAELSDIVIKAWRALGCSGWGRVDVMMGGDGQFYLLEVNTSPGMTGHSLVPMAGKQAGLSFSQLVARILELAD; encoded by the coding sequence ATGGCTGAGAAAGTAGCGGTATTGCTGGGTGGCACCTCTGCGGAGCGAGAAGTCTCGCTGATGTCAGGTAATGCAGTGCTGGCCGGGCTGATTGAAGCCGGTGTTGATGCACATGCGGTAGATATCCGTGATTTCCCGGTGATGCGCCTGAAAGAAGAGGGCTTTGATAAAGCCTTTATCGCGCTGCACGGTCGCGGTGGCGAAGACGGCACGCTGCAGGGCGTGCTGGAGTTCTTGTCCATCCCTTACACCGGCAGCGGCGTAATGGCGTCGGCCATTACCATGGACAAATTGCGTACCAAGTTCCTCTGGCAGGGCTGCGGTCTTCCGGTCTCTCCGTATGTGGCGCTGACCCGTAAGGAAATGGACGCCGGACTGACGCCGGAGACGGAAGCAAAAATCGCCGCGCTGGGCCTGCCGGTTTTCGTAAAACCGAGTTGCGAAGGTTCCAGCGTTGGCATCAGCCGGGTCAACAGCGCTGACACGCTTCAGGCTGCGCTGGTTGAAGCGTTCCGCCATGACGACGATGTGCTGGTCGAAGCGTTTTTAAGCGGCCCGGAATACACCGTAGCGGTGATTGGCGATGAAATATTGCCTTCAATCCGCATAAAGGTGGTTTCTGAGTTCTATGACTATGAAGCAAAATACTTTTCTGACGATACTGAATACTTCTGCCCAAGCGGATTGTCGGCTGAACAGGAAGCTGAACTGAGCGATATCGTGATTAAAGCCTGGCGCGCATTAGGTTGTAGCGGCTGGGGCCGTGTAGACGTGATGATGGGCGGCGACGGTCAGTTCTACCTGCTGGAAGTGAACACTTCCCCAGGCATGACCGGGCACAGTCTGGTGCCGATGGCGGGTAAGCAGGCGGGGTTGAGTTTCTCCCAGCTGGTCGCGCGCATTCTGGAGCTGGCGGACTGA
- the ftsQ gene encoding cell division protein FtsQ yields the protein MSQAALNVRNREAQEKARSGRSNGSRLAGIIFLTIVLGVVFAAGFVVVKWMDDASRQPLSKLVVTGQTHYTTNDDIRQAILSLGAPGTFMSQDVDVIQQQIERLPWIQQVSVRKQWPDELKIHLVEYVPVARWNDLHMVDADGKSFSVPANHIGKEEMPMLYGPEGSETEVLTGYHQMSDLLAASKFKLKVASMTARRSWQLVLSDDVRLELGRNEDMKRLKRFIQLYPTLQQQGQAENKRITYVDLRYDSGAAVGWAPAEIKTPDNNQQQNQAQVKQQ from the coding sequence ATGTCCCAGGCTGCTCTGAATGTTCGAAACCGCGAGGCGCAGGAAAAAGCGCGATCCGGGCGCAGTAATGGCTCCAGACTGGCAGGCATCATCTTTCTGACGATCGTGCTTGGCGTGGTGTTCGCCGCCGGATTTGTGGTGGTGAAGTGGATGGATGATGCCTCAAGGCAGCCGCTGTCAAAGCTGGTGGTCACCGGGCAGACGCATTACACCACCAACGACGATATTCGCCAGGCGATTTTGTCGCTGGGCGCGCCGGGAACGTTTATGTCCCAGGATGTCGACGTCATCCAGCAGCAAATTGAACGTCTGCCGTGGATCCAGCAGGTCAGCGTGCGCAAGCAATGGCCTGACGAGCTGAAGATCCACCTGGTTGAGTATGTGCCCGTTGCGCGCTGGAACGACCTGCATATGGTTGATGCAGACGGAAAGTCATTCTCCGTGCCGGCTAACCACATTGGCAAGGAAGAGATGCCAATGCTGTATGGCCCGGAAGGGAGCGAAACAGAAGTGCTGACCGGCTATCACCAGATGAGCGATCTGCTGGCGGCAAGCAAATTTAAATTGAAGGTGGCGTCGATGACCGCAAGGCGGTCCTGGCAACTGGTGTTGAGCGATGATGTCCGTCTGGAACTGGGACGCAACGAAGATATGAAGCGTTTGAAACGTTTCATTCAGCTCTACCCCACGCTGCAGCAGCAGGGACAGGCAGAAAACAAACGTATCACTTACGTGGATCTGCGGTATGACTCTGGCGCGGCAGTAGGATGGGCACCGGCAGAAATTAAGACCCCCGACAATAATCAGCAACAGAATCAGGCACAGGTTAAACAACAATGA
- the ftsA gene encoding cell division protein FtsA has protein sequence MIKSTDRKLVVGLEIGTAKVAALVGEILPDGMVNIIGVGSCPSRGMDKGGVNDLESVVKCVQRAIDQAELMADCQISSVYLALSGKHISCQNEIGMVPISEEEVTQEDVENVVHTAKSVRVRDEHRILHVIPQEYAIDYQEGIKNPVGLSGVRMQAKVHLITCHNDMAKNIVKAVERCGLKVDQLIFAGLASSFAVLTEDERELGVCVVDVGGGTMDIAVYTGGALRHTKVIPYAGNVVTSDIAYAFGTPPTDAEAIKVRHGCALGSIVGKDENVEVPSVGGRPPRSLQRQTLAEVIEPRYTELLNLVNDEILQLQEQLRQQGVKHHLAAGIVLTGGAAQIEGLAACAQRVFHTQVRIGQPLNITGLTDYAQEPYYSTAVGLLHYGKESHLNGEADVEKRASVGNWFKRINSWLRKEF, from the coding sequence ATGATCAAGTCGACGGACAGAAAACTGGTAGTTGGACTCGAGATTGGCACCGCGAAGGTTGCCGCTTTGGTAGGGGAAATTCTGCCGGATGGCATGGTCAATATCATTGGCGTGGGCAGCTGTCCTTCCCGCGGAATGGATAAAGGCGGGGTGAACGACCTCGAATCCGTGGTCAAATGTGTTCAGCGCGCGATCGACCAGGCTGAGCTGATGGCTGATTGCCAGATTTCGTCGGTTTACCTTGCATTATCGGGCAAACACATCAGTTGCCAGAACGAAATAGGGATGGTTCCTATTTCCGAAGAGGAAGTGACACAGGAAGATGTGGAGAACGTGGTACACACCGCCAAATCCGTCCGTGTTCGTGACGAGCACCGCATCCTCCATGTTATTCCGCAAGAATATGCGATCGACTATCAGGAAGGGATCAAAAATCCGGTCGGCTTGTCCGGCGTGAGAATGCAGGCAAAAGTGCATTTGATCACCTGTCACAACGATATGGCGAAAAACATTGTAAAAGCCGTTGAACGATGTGGCCTGAAAGTTGACCAATTGATTTTCGCCGGTCTGGCATCCAGCTTTGCGGTGCTGACTGAAGATGAGCGTGAGCTGGGCGTCTGCGTAGTGGACGTTGGCGGCGGCACCATGGATATCGCGGTTTACACCGGAGGCGCGCTGCGTCACACCAAGGTGATCCCGTATGCAGGTAATGTTGTCACCAGCGATATCGCTTATGCGTTTGGCACACCGCCGACCGATGCGGAAGCGATTAAAGTACGCCACGGTTGCGCGCTGGGTTCCATCGTCGGTAAAGACGAAAACGTCGAAGTGCCAAGCGTCGGTGGACGTCCACCGAGAAGTCTGCAACGTCAGACGCTGGCAGAGGTGATCGAACCTCGCTACACCGAACTGCTGAATCTGGTCAATGACGAGATCCTGCAGTTGCAGGAACAGCTTCGCCAACAGGGCGTTAAGCACCATCTGGCAGCGGGTATCGTCCTGACCGGTGGCGCAGCACAAATTGAAGGATTAGCGGCTTGCGCCCAGCGTGTGTTCCACACGCAGGTGCGTATCGGACAGCCGTTAAACATCACAGGATTAACGGATTACGCGCAGGAGCCTTACTACTCAACAGCGGTTGGCTTACTGCACTACGGAAAAGAGTCACACCTTAACGGTGAGGCGGATGTAGAAAAAAGAGCCTCAGTGGGCAACTGGTTCAAACGAATCAACAGCTGGCTGAGAAAAGAGTTTTAA
- the ftsZ gene encoding cell division protein FtsZ, whose product MFEPMELTNDAVIKVIGVGGGGGNAVEHMVRERIEGVEFFAVNTDAQALRKTAVGQTIQIGNGITKGLGAGANPEVGRNSAEEDREALRQALDGADMVFIAAGMGGGTGTGAAPVVAEVAKELGILTVAVVTKPFNFEGKKRMAFAEQGIAELSKHVDSLITIPNDKLLKVLGRGISLLDAFGAANDVLKGAVQGIAELITRPGLMNVDFADVRTVMSEMGYAMMGSGVACGEDRAEEAAEMAISSPLLEDIDLSGARGVLVNITAGFDLRLDEFETVGNTIRAFASDNATVVIGTSLDPEMNDELRVTVVATGIGMDKRPEITLVTNKQQQTQPVMDHRYQQHGMAPLPQEQKPAAKVVNDPSTQTNKEPDYLDIPAFLRKQAD is encoded by the coding sequence ATGTTTGAACCAATGGAATTAACCAATGACGCGGTGATTAAAGTCATCGGCGTCGGCGGCGGCGGCGGCAACGCCGTAGAGCATATGGTGCGTGAGCGCATCGAAGGCGTTGAGTTCTTCGCAGTAAACACGGACGCGCAGGCGTTACGTAAGACTGCGGTTGGCCAGACTATCCAGATTGGTAATGGTATTACCAAAGGTCTGGGTGCCGGCGCGAACCCGGAAGTGGGTCGCAACTCGGCAGAAGAAGACCGTGAAGCACTGCGTCAGGCACTTGATGGTGCAGACATGGTGTTCATCGCTGCAGGCATGGGCGGCGGTACCGGTACCGGTGCAGCGCCAGTTGTCGCTGAAGTTGCAAAAGAATTGGGTATCCTGACGGTTGCTGTGGTGACCAAGCCTTTCAATTTTGAAGGCAAGAAGCGCATGGCATTCGCCGAGCAGGGTATCGCTGAGCTGTCCAAGCATGTCGATTCACTGATTACTATTCCAAACGACAAGCTGCTGAAAGTGCTCGGCCGTGGTATCTCACTGCTGGACGCGTTTGGCGCAGCGAACGACGTGCTGAAAGGCGCGGTGCAGGGTATTGCCGAACTGATTACCCGTCCTGGCCTGATGAACGTCGACTTTGCTGACGTGCGCACCGTGATGTCCGAAATGGGCTACGCGATGATGGGTTCTGGCGTGGCGTGCGGTGAAGACCGTGCAGAAGAAGCAGCCGAAATGGCGATTTCCAGCCCACTGCTGGAAGATATCGACCTGTCTGGCGCGCGTGGTGTGCTGGTTAACATCACCGCGGGCTTCGACCTGCGTCTCGATGAGTTTGAAACGGTGGGTAACACCATTCGTGCGTTTGCTTCTGACAATGCGACCGTGGTTATCGGTACCTCGCTGGACCCGGAAATGAACGACGAACTGCGTGTAACCGTCGTGGCTACCGGTATTGGCATGGACAAGCGTCCAGAGATTACCCTGGTCACCAACAAGCAGCAGCAGACTCAGCCTGTTATGGATCACCGTTACCAGCAGCACGGTATGGCACCGCTTCCACAGGAGCAGAAACCCGCCGCTAAAGTGGTCAACGATCCGAGCACGCAGACTAACAAAGAGCCTGATTATCTTGATATTCCTGCCTTCCTGCGTAAGCAGGCGGATTAG
- the lpxC gene encoding UDP-3-O-acyl-N-acetylglucosamine deacetylase, which yields MIKQRTLKRIVQTTGVGLHTGKKVTLTLRPASANTGVIYRRTDLNPPVDFPADAKSVRDTMLCTCLVNEHDVRISTVEHLNAALAGLGIDNIVVEVNAPEIPIMDGSAAPFVYLLMDAGIQELNSAKKFVRIKQPVRVEDGDKWAEFTPHNGFKLDFTIDFNHPAIDSGSQRYSMDFSAEAFARQISRARTFGFMRDIEALQSRGLCLGGSFDCAIVVDDYRVLNEDGLRFEDEFVRHKMLDAIGDLFMCGHNIIGAFTAYKSGHALNNKLLQAVLAKQEAWEWATFEDEAELPVTFRAPNLVWA from the coding sequence ATGATCAAACAACGGACATTAAAACGTATCGTTCAGACGACTGGAGTCGGTTTACATACCGGCAAAAAAGTCACGCTGACGTTGCGCCCCGCGTCGGCTAATACCGGGGTCATCTATCGTCGCACTGACTTGAATCCACCGGTAGATTTCCCGGCTGATGCCAAATCCGTGCGTGATACCATGCTCTGTACTTGCCTGGTTAATGAGCATGACGTGCGTATTTCGACAGTCGAACACCTGAACGCAGCACTTGCTGGTCTGGGCATCGATAACATCGTGGTGGAAGTGAACGCGCCAGAAATTCCTATTATGGATGGCAGCGCCGCCCCCTTTGTTTATCTGCTGATGGACGCAGGCATCCAAGAACTGAATTCTGCGAAGAAATTTGTCCGCATCAAACAGCCAGTCCGGGTTGAAGATGGTGACAAATGGGCCGAATTTACGCCGCACAACGGTTTTAAGTTGGATTTCACCATCGACTTTAACCATCCGGCGATCGATTCCGGTTCACAGCGCTACAGCATGGATTTCTCTGCTGAAGCCTTTGCGCGTCAGATCAGTCGTGCCCGTACGTTCGGCTTTATGCGTGATATCGAAGCATTGCAGTCCCGGGGCCTGTGCCTCGGCGGCAGCTTTGACTGTGCAATCGTGGTGGATGATTACCGCGTATTGAACGAAGACGGTTTACGCTTTGAAGACGAATTCGTCCGTCACAAAATGCTGGATGCCATTGGTGACCTGTTTATGTGTGGCCACAACATTATCGGCGCATTCACTGCCTATAAATCAGGTCATGCATTAAACAACAAGCTGCTTCAGGCGGTTCTGGCTAAGCAAGAAGCCTGGGAATGGGCAACGTTCGAGGACGAAGCCGAGTTGCCAGTGACCTTCAGAGCACCAAATCTGGTGTGGGCATAA
- a CDS encoding DUF721 domain-containing protein, protein MRDSRPHSIENLFEVTDAKGMLQSIQQRAIALNKLNRAVQGILPAQMHPWCRVANFRQGILVLETANASWMMRLRYEQSSLLSALRAQILPSLTAIDITINPSLAAKGQESVQKSGGRPEAEENSPGRQLSEQSAEILRSVASRGSEKLKKTIERLASLAGESTSSTSRNK, encoded by the coding sequence ATGCGTGATAGTCGCCCGCATTCAATTGAAAATTTATTCGAAGTCACCGATGCCAAAGGTATGCTGCAATCCATTCAGCAGCGCGCCATTGCGCTAAACAAACTGAACCGGGCCGTGCAGGGTATTCTTCCTGCGCAGATGCATCCCTGGTGCCGCGTGGCCAATTTTCGCCAGGGCATCCTGGTGCTCGAAACCGCTAATGCCAGTTGGATGATGCGCTTACGCTATGAACAATCCAGCCTGCTGTCAGCTTTACGAGCGCAAATATTACCATCATTGACGGCAATCGACATCACGATAAATCCTTCACTGGCAGCAAAAGGGCAGGAAAGCGTGCAAAAAAGCGGCGGTCGACCTGAAGCAGAAGAAAATTCGCCGGGACGTCAGCTGAGTGAACAGAGTGCGGAGATACTGCGGAGTGTGGCGAGCAGGGGCTCTGAAAAACTGAAGAAGACAATAGAACGACTGGCCTCACTGGCCGGAGAGAGTACCAGCTCAACCAGTCGTAATAAGTAA
- the secM gene encoding secA translation cis-regulator SecM codes for MIGILNRWRQLGRRYFWPHLLLGMVAAGLGLPHAASDRTTLPETASRSLNISNGVRFDSLALLQESVRRPNFNVDYWHQHAIRTVIRHLSFTLTPANQPTAEQVMPLEVQKLALLDTLNGLLTHEARPPTIIRQTSEPQSAAKPRYQTGLWLAQVQGIRAGPASLA; via the coding sequence GTGATCGGGATTCTAAATCGTTGGCGACAACTTGGCAGACGTTATTTCTGGCCGCATCTCCTGTTGGGGATGGTCGCGGCTGGTCTTGGCCTGCCTCACGCTGCCAGCGACCGGACAACTTTACCAGAAACCGCCTCCCGAAGCCTGAATATCAGCAATGGCGTGCGTTTCGACAGCCTCGCACTGCTGCAGGAAAGCGTCCGTCGTCCTAATTTTAACGTGGATTACTGGCATCAGCATGCCATCCGCACCGTTATTCGTCATCTCTCCTTCACGCTAACGCCAGCCAATCAGCCCACTGCCGAGCAGGTTATGCCGCTCGAAGTGCAGAAACTGGCGCTGTTGGATACGCTGAACGGCTTACTGACGCACGAAGCCAGACCGCCGACGATCATTCGTCAGACCAGTGAGCCTCAGAGCGCAGCAAAACCCCGTTATCAGACCGGCCTGTGGCTTGCTCAGGTTCAGGGCATTCGTGCCGGACCTGCTTCTCTCGCGTAA
- the secA gene encoding preprotein translocase subunit SecA gives MLIKLLTKVFGSSNDRTLRRMRKVVDQITKMEPDFEKLSDDELKAKTVEFRARLAKGEVLENLIPEAFATVREASKRVFGMRHFDVQLLGGMVLNDRCIAEMRTGEGKTLTATLPAYLNALSGEGVHVVTVNDYLASRDAENNRALFEFLGLSIGINLPGMPAPAKREAYAADITYGTNNEYGFDYLRDNMAFSPEDRVQRKLNYALVDEVDSILIDEARTPLIISGPAEDSSELYIKVNKIIPSLIRQEKEDSDSFQGEGHFSVDEKARQVHLTERGLVAIEELMVSEGIMEEGESLYSPGNIMMMHHVTAALRSHVLFTRDVDYIVKDGEVIIVDEHTGRTMQGRRWSDGLHQAIEAKEGVEIQNENQTLASITFQNYFRLYNKLAGMTGTADTEAFEFSSIYKLETIVVPTNRPMVRKDLADLVYMTEKEKIDAIIEDIRERTANGQPVLVGTISIEKSEVVSEQLSLAKIEHAVLNAKFHAREADIVAQAGQPGAVTIATNMAGRGTDIVLGGSWQAEIAELENPTAEQIDAIKSAWKIRHDAVLASGGLHIIGTERHESRRIDNQLRGRSGRQGDNGSSRFYLSMEDALMRIFASDRVSNMMRKLGMKPGEAIEHPWVTKAIANAQRKVESRNFDIRKQLLEYDDVANDQRRAIYSQRNELLDVSDVSETISSIREDVFKTTLDTFIPPQSLEEMWDVKGLQERLKNDFDLDMPVAEWLDKEPELHEETLRERIMQHAKEQYLRKEEVVGVEMMRNFEKGVMLQTLDSLWKEHLAAMDYLRQGIHLRGYAQKDPKQEYKRESFAMFAAMLESLKYEVISTLCKVQVRMPEEVEAMEEQRREEAERLASQQQLSHVDVETEAAIEMADQTGERKVGRNDLCPCGSGKKYKQCHGRLA, from the coding sequence ATGTTAATCAAATTATTAACCAAAGTTTTTGGCAGTAGCAATGACCGCACCCTGCGCCGTATGCGCAAAGTCGTCGATCAGATCACCAAAATGGAACCGGATTTTGAGAAGCTGTCTGATGATGAGCTGAAGGCAAAAACCGTTGAGTTCCGCGCCCGTCTGGCAAAAGGCGAAGTGCTGGAAAACCTGATCCCGGAAGCCTTTGCTACCGTTCGTGAAGCCAGTAAGCGTGTATTTGGTATGCGTCACTTTGACGTACAGCTGCTGGGCGGCATGGTACTGAATGACCGGTGCATCGCTGAAATGCGTACTGGTGAGGGTAAAACCCTGACCGCAACGCTGCCAGCTTACCTGAATGCCCTGAGCGGCGAAGGCGTCCACGTGGTCACGGTCAATGACTATCTGGCCTCTCGTGATGCGGAAAACAACCGTGCGCTGTTCGAGTTCCTTGGCCTGAGCATTGGTATCAACCTGCCAGGTATGCCAGCACCGGCCAAGCGTGAAGCGTATGCTGCCGATATTACCTACGGCACCAACAACGAATACGGCTTCGACTACCTGCGTGACAACATGGCCTTCAGCCCTGAAGACCGTGTACAGCGTAAGCTGAACTATGCGCTGGTGGATGAGGTTGACTCCATCCTGATCGATGAAGCCCGTACCCCACTGATCATCTCGGGTCCGGCGGAAGACAGCTCTGAGCTGTACATCAAGGTCAACAAAATCATCCCAAGCCTGATCCGTCAGGAAAAAGAAGATTCCGACAGCTTCCAGGGCGAAGGCCATTTCTCAGTAGATGAGAAAGCCCGCCAGGTTCACCTGACCGAACGGGGTCTGGTGGCGATTGAAGAGCTGATGGTCAGCGAAGGCATCATGGAAGAGGGCGAGTCGCTGTACTCCCCAGGCAACATCATGATGATGCACCATGTGACCGCCGCTCTGCGTTCTCATGTGCTGTTCACCCGCGACGTTGACTACATTGTAAAAGACGGCGAAGTGATCATCGTTGATGAACACACCGGCCGTACCATGCAGGGACGTCGCTGGTCTGACGGTCTGCATCAGGCAATTGAAGCGAAAGAAGGCGTGGAAATCCAGAATGAGAACCAGACTCTGGCTTCCATCACTTTCCAGAACTACTTCCGTCTTTACAACAAACTGGCCGGGATGACCGGTACAGCGGACACCGAAGCGTTCGAATTCAGCTCGATCTATAAGCTGGAAACTATTGTTGTACCAACCAACCGTCCGATGGTGCGTAAAGATCTGGCCGATCTGGTCTATATGACCGAGAAAGAGAAGATCGACGCGATCATCGAAGACATCCGCGAGCGGACCGCGAATGGTCAGCCGGTACTGGTGGGTACCATCTCCATTGAGAAATCCGAAGTGGTTTCTGAGCAGCTTTCACTTGCCAAGATCGAGCACGCGGTACTGAACGCCAAATTCCACGCCCGCGAAGCAGATATCGTGGCGCAGGCTGGTCAGCCAGGTGCCGTCACCATCGCCACCAACATGGCGGGTCGTGGTACGGACATCGTGCTGGGCGGCAGCTGGCAGGCAGAGATTGCTGAACTGGAAAATCCAACCGCAGAACAGATCGACGCGATCAAGAGCGCCTGGAAAATTCGTCATGATGCGGTACTGGCATCGGGCGGTCTGCACATCATTGGTACCGAGCGTCATGAATCACGCCGTATCGATAACCAGTTGCGCGGCCGTTCGGGTCGTCAGGGTGATAACGGTTCATCCCGCTTCTACCTGTCGATGGAAGATGCGTTGATGCGTATTTTCGCCTCCGATCGCGTGTCTAATATGATGCGTAAACTGGGCATGAAGCCTGGCGAAGCGATTGAACACCCGTGGGTGACCAAAGCGATCGCTAACGCCCAGCGGAAAGTGGAAAGCCGTAACTTCGATATTCGTAAGCAGCTGCTGGAATATGATGACGTTGCTAACGATCAGCGTCGTGCGATTTACTCTCAGCGTAATGAACTGCTGGACGTGTCTGACGTTTCAGAAACCATCAGCAGCATCCGCGAAGACGTGTTCAAAACCACGCTGGACACCTTCATTCCACCGCAGTCCCTGGAAGAAATGTGGGATGTGAAAGGTCTGCAAGAGCGTCTGAAAAACGACTTCGATCTGGATATGCCAGTAGCAGAATGGCTGGATAAAGAGCCAGAACTGCATGAAGAGACGCTGCGTGAGCGCATCATGCAACATGCGAAAGAGCAGTATCTGCGCAAAGAAGAAGTGGTTGGCGTCGAGATGATGCGTAACTTCGAGAAAGGCGTCATGCTGCAAACGCTGGATTCCTTGTGGAAAGAGCACCTGGCCGCGATGGATTACCTGCGTCAGGGTATCCACCTGCGTGGTTATGCGCAGAAGGATCCGAAGCAGGAATACAAGCGTGAATCCTTCGCCATGTTTGCTGCGATGCTGGAATCACTGAAATACGAAGTGATCAGTACGCTGTGCAAAGTTCAGGTACGTATGCCTGAAGAAGTTGAAGCAATGGAAGAGCAGCGCCGTGAAGAAGCGGAACGCCTGGCTAGCCAGCAGCAGCTGAGCCACGTTGATGTTGAAACCGAAGCCGCCATCGAGATGGCAGATCAAACCGGCGAGCGTAAAGTTGGCCGTAACGATCTTTGCCCATGTGGTTCTGGTAAAAAATACAAGCAGTGTCACGGTCGTCTTGCTTAA